The Pseudomonas multiresinivorans DNA window GCAACCCTTGAAAACCGCCGACTCCGAACAACCGTCAGGAGCGCGATAAATCCTCCGGTAATCATTGAAGGTACGACCTGGATGCCCGCCGTCAAAGTTAAAGAGAACGAACCCTTCGACGTAGCTCTGCGTCGTTTCAAGCGCTCCTGCGAAAAAGCAGGCGTACTGGCCGAAGTCCGTAGCCGTGAGTTCTACGAAAAGCCGACCGCCGAGCGTAAGCGCAAGGCCGCTGCCGCTGTTAAGCGTCACGCCAAGAAAGTGCAGCGCGAACAGCGCCGCCGCGAGCGCCTGTACTGAGTTACA harbors:
- the rpsU gene encoding 30S ribosomal protein S21; this encodes MPAVKVKENEPFDVALRRFKRSCEKAGVLAEVRSREFYEKPTAERKRKAAAAVKRHAKKVQREQRRRERLY